One part of the Entelurus aequoreus isolate RoL-2023_Sb linkage group LG05, RoL_Eaeq_v1.1, whole genome shotgun sequence genome encodes these proteins:
- the LOC133650510 gene encoding insulin receptor substrate 1-B-like isoform X1 yields MENQGCTEPHTYEDVQKSGYLRKHKSMHRRFFVLRAASEHGPARLEYYENEKKFRSKSPVAKKVLNLETCFNINKRADSKNKHLVVLYTRSESFAIAADSEEVQNEWYQAMLDLQCNCKTPEDYGSSGECSSPSPIPTFKEVWQVKVWPKGLGHARNLVGIYRLCLTEKTVNFVKLNSDIASVVLQLMNVRRCGHSENFFFIEVGRSAITGPGEFWMQVDDSVVAQNMHETLLEAMKALSEEFRQRSKSQSVGTSCGGGTVSNPISVPSRRHHPNLPPSQVGFNRRARTETPGGSSTSTSPTSRHGFPRARTASIGARSEESGVSTRSTWASSSPSLNGSCSTTPTLRPKPTRAPTPAKITLSLARYTPNPAPSPAPSLSSSSGHGSECGLVGAAVGGMTVCSYTRVTQRVSVSGSPSDYGSSDEYGSSPGEHSLLMPSMAAHHVHGEGSSSYIVMGQREGLLGSHHRSKGRQILRRSSSRDSEAERRLLSKRASLPLAAHERLVPHRKDDDEDDEEYAIMSQCANREGPGGVALGRERRDAVGENRKRFEKRKEVEAGAPVDSGYMSMLPGVTSPAADDEYMAMTPNNSVSPPQHMRQPSTEGYMVMSPNSSVSAELGMWDTSGSMESRVASDYMNVSPISSRSACSTPPSHPEPYQLQPKMFNSYFSLPRAYQHTLYSRFEEDLNKGENKKGSDDCAVGGSAAGFSKRNKTGVGPSGGFQLSMSSSSFSSSSASSESLEDKTISAGKGLSLYKSAGTCTKEGRHQQKRGSSCKIPKQQRKGRPLSVSSDISKANTLPRVKENLPPMAIQNVGDYVSIVFKGDKKYDGGRHAGSERAQPVIHGTLRPLNQPLIDPNNVANLPRSFSAPLSTSAEYVSMDVGKSITPLRSTFSPSLQGPPIVPPKGRLEHGTSSPLAAEGNTAYQSKTKTVADTHSSFTDKASDPSISTRPATHSGTLVSMEDDTGLGFSPVKSFQCPEQSSRLVRTENQCRRVHRPETFNAPPSVSSHPPSTTTVFPEGGQAVVHRHALDCSPWETGQGSSLSATPPLQASAEQGLNYIDLDLAIKENPQTGGERSSAGYYIGAGAVGNSAGSSLNMYASIDFYKSEELRAHQIGRKDDPGKDSWNIDLSHLECFSIYLCG; encoded by the exons ATGGAGAACCAAGGCTGCACCGAGCCGCACACTTACGAAGACGTGCAGAAAAGCGGCTACCTCCGCAAGCATAAATCCATGCACCGGCGCTTCTTCGTGCTGAGGGCGGCCTCCGAGCATGGTCCTGCCCGCTTGGAGTATTACGAGAACGAGAAGAAATTCCGCAGCAAATCCCCCGTGGCCAAGAAAGTGCTCAACCTGGAGACGTGCTTCAACATCAACAAGCGGGCCGACTCCAAAAACAAGCACCTGGTCGTGCTGTACACCCGCAGCGAGAGCTTCGCCATCGCCGCGGACAGCGAGGAGGTCCAGAACGAGTGGTACCAGGCGATGCTGGACCTCCAGTGCAACT GTAAAACTCCTGAAGACTACGGCAGCAGTGGAGAGTGTAGCTCCCCTTCTCCAATTCCTACTTTCAAAGAAGTGTGGCAGGTCAAAGTTTGGCCTAAAGGTCTTGGACATGCCAGGAACTTAGTGGGCATCTACCGTCTGTGCCTCACTGAAAAGACCGTCAACTTTGTCAAGCTGAACTCGGACATTGCTTCTGTGGTGCTTCAGCTGATGAACGTCCGTAGGTGTGGCCATTCAGAGAACTTTTTCTTTATTGAGGTGGGACGCTCCGCCATAACCGGGCCAGGAGAATTCTGGATGCAGGTGGATGACTCTGTGGTGGCTCAGAACATGCATGAGACCTTGCTGGAGGCCATGAAAGCTCTAAGCGAGGAGTTTCGGCAACGCAGTAAGTCTCAGTCTGTGGGCACTTCCTGTGGCGGAGGCACCGTGTCAAACCCCATTAGTGTTCCCAGCCGCCGACATCATCCCAATCTGCCACCAAGTCAGGTGGGCTTCAACAGGCGAGCCCGCACTGAGACGCCCGGCGGCAGCAGCACCAGCACCTCGCCGACATCACGTCACGGCTTCCCACGGGCGCGAACGGCCAGCATCGGGGCCAGGTCGGAGGAGAGCGGAGTGAGTACCAGATCAACATGGGCCAGCTCGAGCCCAAGTCTTAACGGATCCTGCTCAACTACTCCAACCCTTAGACCCAAGCCCACCAGAGCTCCCACCCCTGCAAAGATTACCCTCAGTCTTGCTCGCTACACACCTAACCCTGCTCCCTCACCTGCTCCAAGCCTCTCCTCCAGCTCTGGTCACGGCTCTGAGTGTGGCCTAGTAGGGGCAGCTGTGGGAGGCATGACAGTGTGCTCTTACACTCGTGTAACTCAGAGAGTTTCTGTTTCGGGTTCACCAAGCGACTATGGCTCTTCAGATGAATATGGCTCCAGTCCTGGTGAGCACTCCTTACTCATGCCCAGTATGGCTGCCCATCACGTGCACGGAGAAGGTTCCTCCAGCTATATAGTCATGGGTCAGCGGGAGGGCCTTCTTGGTTCCCATCATCGCTCCAAAGGCAGACAGATTCTTCGACGTTCGTCCAGTCGGGATTCTGAGGCAGAACGACGACTGCTAAGTAAGAGGGCTTCTCTGCCTTTGGCTGCCCATGAAAGGCTCGTCCCGCATCGAAAAGATGACGACGAGGATGATGAAGAATATGCCATTATGTCACAGTGTGCTAACAGAGAAGGTCCTGGCGGTGTGGCGCTGGGGCGTGAACGACGAGATGCAGTAGGGGAGAACAGAAAGAGGTTTGAAAAAAGGAAGGAAGTAGAAGCAGGAGCTCCAGTGGATAGTGGCTACATGTCAATGCTGCCTGGAGTCACGTCTCCAGCAGCTGACGACGAATACATGGCCATGACACCCAACAACAGTGTTTCCCCGCCTCAGCATATGCGGCAGCCCAGCACAGAGGGCTACATGGTCATGTCCCCCAATAGTAGCGTCTCCGCAGAGTTGGGCATGTGGGATACCAGTGGGAGCATGGAGAGCCGGGTCGCCAGCGACTACATGAACGTCTCACCCATCAGTAGCCGATCTGCTTGTAGCACACCACCCTCCCATCCTGAGCCGTACCAACTTcaaccaaaaatgttcaattcctACTTCTCTCTGCCTAGAGCTTATCAGCATACCCTATATAGTCGTTTTGAGGAGGATTTAAACAAAGGGGAGAACAAAAAGGGCAGTGATGATTGTGCTGTAGGGGGTAGTGCAGCAGGGTTCAGCAAAAGAAACAAAACAGGAGTGGGGCCGAGTGGAGGCTTCCAACTCTCCATGTCTTCCTCGTCTTTCTCCTCAAGCTCTGCCAGCAGTGAAAGCCTGGAGGACAAGACCATATCAGCAGGGAAAGGGTTAAGTTTGTACAAGAGTGCAGGAACATGCACTAAAGAAGGCCGCCACCAACAAAAACGTGGATCAAGCTGCAAGATCCCAAAGCAACAAAGAAAAGGCCGCCCCCTCAGTGTGTCTTCAGACATCAGTAAAGCAAACACCCTCCCTAGGGTCAAGGAGAATCTTCCCCCAATGGCAATTCAGAATGTCGGTGACTATGTGAGTATTGTGTTCAAGGGGGACAAAAAATATGATGGTGGAAGACATGCCGGGTCCGAAAGAGCACAGCCTGTAATTCACGGAACCCTACGCCCTTTGAACCAGCCCCTCATTGACCCCAACAATGTCGCTAACCTGCCTCGCAGCTTTTCTGCACCGTTGTCCACCTCTGCTGAGTATGTGAGCATGGATGTAGGGAAGTCAATAACACCCCTTAGGTCAACATTCAGCCCCTCACTGCAGGGCCCACCAATTGTACCCCCAAAGGGTCGACTAGAACATGGCACATCATCTCCTCTGGCAGCTGAAGGAAACACTGCCTATCAATCAAAAACAAAGACTGTAGCAGACACCCATAGTTCATTCACAGACAAAGCTTCAGATCCTAGCATTTCAACGAGACCTGCCACCCACTCTGGTACACTTGTGTCTATGGAGGACGATACAGGATTGGGCTTTTCTCCAGTCAAGTCCTTCCAGTGCCCCGAGCAAAGCAGCAGACTTGTCCGAACTGAGAACCAGTGTCGACGCGTTCACCGCCCAGAGACTTTTAACGCCCCTCCATCTGTATCGAGCCACCCACCTTCCACTACCACAGTCTTCCCAGAAGGCGGCCAGGCGGTGGTCCACCGGCATGCTTTGGATTGCTCTCCTTGGGAAACCGGTCAGGGGTCTAGTTTGTCTGCCACGCCACCTCTGCAAGCCTCTGCTGAACAAGGCCTTAACTATATTGACCTCGACTTGGCCATTAAAGAGAACCCTCAAACTGGAGGGGAGCGTTCTTCTGCAGGCTACTACATCGGAGCAGGTGCTGTGGGTAACAGTGCCGGCTCCAGCCTCAACATGTATGCCAGTATTGACTTCTACAAGTCAGAGGAACTGAGAGCACACCAGATTGGAAGAAAGGATGATCCAGGTAAGGACTCCTGGAACATAGATCTATCTCATTTGGaatgtttttctatttatttgtgtGGGTGA
- the LOC133650510 gene encoding insulin receptor substrate 1-B-like isoform X2: MENQGCTEPHTYEDVQKSGYLRKHKSMHRRFFVLRAASEHGPARLEYYENEKKFRSKSPVAKKVLNLETCFNINKRADSKNKHLVVLYTRSESFAIAADSEEVQNEWYQAMLDLQCNCKTPEDYGSSGECSSPSPIPTFKEVWQVKVWPKGLGHARNLVGIYRLCLTEKTVNFVKLNSDIASVVLQLMNVRRCGHSENFFFIEVGRSAITGPGEFWMQVDDSVVAQNMHETLLEAMKALSEEFRQRSKSQSVGTSCGGGTVSNPISVPSRRHHPNLPPSQVGFNRRARTETPGGSSTSTSPTSRHGFPRARTASIGARSEESGVSTRSTWASSSPSLNGSCSTTPTLRPKPTRAPTPAKITLSLARYTPNPAPSPAPSLSSSSGHGSECGLVGAAVGGMTVCSYTRVTQRVSVSGSPSDYGSSDEYGSSPGEHSLLMPSMAAHHVHGEGSSSYIVMGQREGLLGSHHRSKGRQILRRSSSRDSEAERRLLSKRASLPLAAHERLVPHRKDDDEDDEEYAIMSQCANREGPGGVALGRERRDAVGENRKRFEKRKEVEAGAPVDSGYMSMLPGVTSPAADDEYMAMTPNNSVSPPQHMRQPSTEGYMVMSPNSSVSAELGMWDTSGSMESRVASDYMNVSPISSRSACSTPPSHPEPYQLQPKMFNSYFSLPRAYQHTLYSRFEEDLNKGENKKGSDDCAVGGSAAGFSKRNKTGVGPSGGFQLSMSSSSFSSSSASSESLEDKTISAGKGLSLYKSAGTCTKEGRHQQKRGSSCKIPKQQRKGRPLSVSSDISKANTLPRVKENLPPMAIQNVGDYVSIVFKGDKKYDGGRHAGSERAQPVIHGTLRPLNQPLIDPNNVANLPRSFSAPLSTSAEYVSMDVGKSITPLRSTFSPSLQGPPIVPPKGRLEHGTSSPLAAEGNTAYQSKTKTVADTHSSFTDKASDPSISTRPATHSGTLVSMEDDTGLGFSPVKSFQCPEQSSRLVRTENQCRRVHRPETFNAPPSVSSHPPSTTTVFPEGGQAVVHRHALDCSPWETGQGSSLSATPPLQASAEQGLNYIDLDLAIKENPQTGGERSSAGYYIGAGAVGNSAGSSLNMYASIDFYKSEELRAHQIGRKDDPDC; the protein is encoded by the exons ATGGAGAACCAAGGCTGCACCGAGCCGCACACTTACGAAGACGTGCAGAAAAGCGGCTACCTCCGCAAGCATAAATCCATGCACCGGCGCTTCTTCGTGCTGAGGGCGGCCTCCGAGCATGGTCCTGCCCGCTTGGAGTATTACGAGAACGAGAAGAAATTCCGCAGCAAATCCCCCGTGGCCAAGAAAGTGCTCAACCTGGAGACGTGCTTCAACATCAACAAGCGGGCCGACTCCAAAAACAAGCACCTGGTCGTGCTGTACACCCGCAGCGAGAGCTTCGCCATCGCCGCGGACAGCGAGGAGGTCCAGAACGAGTGGTACCAGGCGATGCTGGACCTCCAGTGCAACT GTAAAACTCCTGAAGACTACGGCAGCAGTGGAGAGTGTAGCTCCCCTTCTCCAATTCCTACTTTCAAAGAAGTGTGGCAGGTCAAAGTTTGGCCTAAAGGTCTTGGACATGCCAGGAACTTAGTGGGCATCTACCGTCTGTGCCTCACTGAAAAGACCGTCAACTTTGTCAAGCTGAACTCGGACATTGCTTCTGTGGTGCTTCAGCTGATGAACGTCCGTAGGTGTGGCCATTCAGAGAACTTTTTCTTTATTGAGGTGGGACGCTCCGCCATAACCGGGCCAGGAGAATTCTGGATGCAGGTGGATGACTCTGTGGTGGCTCAGAACATGCATGAGACCTTGCTGGAGGCCATGAAAGCTCTAAGCGAGGAGTTTCGGCAACGCAGTAAGTCTCAGTCTGTGGGCACTTCCTGTGGCGGAGGCACCGTGTCAAACCCCATTAGTGTTCCCAGCCGCCGACATCATCCCAATCTGCCACCAAGTCAGGTGGGCTTCAACAGGCGAGCCCGCACTGAGACGCCCGGCGGCAGCAGCACCAGCACCTCGCCGACATCACGTCACGGCTTCCCACGGGCGCGAACGGCCAGCATCGGGGCCAGGTCGGAGGAGAGCGGAGTGAGTACCAGATCAACATGGGCCAGCTCGAGCCCAAGTCTTAACGGATCCTGCTCAACTACTCCAACCCTTAGACCCAAGCCCACCAGAGCTCCCACCCCTGCAAAGATTACCCTCAGTCTTGCTCGCTACACACCTAACCCTGCTCCCTCACCTGCTCCAAGCCTCTCCTCCAGCTCTGGTCACGGCTCTGAGTGTGGCCTAGTAGGGGCAGCTGTGGGAGGCATGACAGTGTGCTCTTACACTCGTGTAACTCAGAGAGTTTCTGTTTCGGGTTCACCAAGCGACTATGGCTCTTCAGATGAATATGGCTCCAGTCCTGGTGAGCACTCCTTACTCATGCCCAGTATGGCTGCCCATCACGTGCACGGAGAAGGTTCCTCCAGCTATATAGTCATGGGTCAGCGGGAGGGCCTTCTTGGTTCCCATCATCGCTCCAAAGGCAGACAGATTCTTCGACGTTCGTCCAGTCGGGATTCTGAGGCAGAACGACGACTGCTAAGTAAGAGGGCTTCTCTGCCTTTGGCTGCCCATGAAAGGCTCGTCCCGCATCGAAAAGATGACGACGAGGATGATGAAGAATATGCCATTATGTCACAGTGTGCTAACAGAGAAGGTCCTGGCGGTGTGGCGCTGGGGCGTGAACGACGAGATGCAGTAGGGGAGAACAGAAAGAGGTTTGAAAAAAGGAAGGAAGTAGAAGCAGGAGCTCCAGTGGATAGTGGCTACATGTCAATGCTGCCTGGAGTCACGTCTCCAGCAGCTGACGACGAATACATGGCCATGACACCCAACAACAGTGTTTCCCCGCCTCAGCATATGCGGCAGCCCAGCACAGAGGGCTACATGGTCATGTCCCCCAATAGTAGCGTCTCCGCAGAGTTGGGCATGTGGGATACCAGTGGGAGCATGGAGAGCCGGGTCGCCAGCGACTACATGAACGTCTCACCCATCAGTAGCCGATCTGCTTGTAGCACACCACCCTCCCATCCTGAGCCGTACCAACTTcaaccaaaaatgttcaattcctACTTCTCTCTGCCTAGAGCTTATCAGCATACCCTATATAGTCGTTTTGAGGAGGATTTAAACAAAGGGGAGAACAAAAAGGGCAGTGATGATTGTGCTGTAGGGGGTAGTGCAGCAGGGTTCAGCAAAAGAAACAAAACAGGAGTGGGGCCGAGTGGAGGCTTCCAACTCTCCATGTCTTCCTCGTCTTTCTCCTCAAGCTCTGCCAGCAGTGAAAGCCTGGAGGACAAGACCATATCAGCAGGGAAAGGGTTAAGTTTGTACAAGAGTGCAGGAACATGCACTAAAGAAGGCCGCCACCAACAAAAACGTGGATCAAGCTGCAAGATCCCAAAGCAACAAAGAAAAGGCCGCCCCCTCAGTGTGTCTTCAGACATCAGTAAAGCAAACACCCTCCCTAGGGTCAAGGAGAATCTTCCCCCAATGGCAATTCAGAATGTCGGTGACTATGTGAGTATTGTGTTCAAGGGGGACAAAAAATATGATGGTGGAAGACATGCCGGGTCCGAAAGAGCACAGCCTGTAATTCACGGAACCCTACGCCCTTTGAACCAGCCCCTCATTGACCCCAACAATGTCGCTAACCTGCCTCGCAGCTTTTCTGCACCGTTGTCCACCTCTGCTGAGTATGTGAGCATGGATGTAGGGAAGTCAATAACACCCCTTAGGTCAACATTCAGCCCCTCACTGCAGGGCCCACCAATTGTACCCCCAAAGGGTCGACTAGAACATGGCACATCATCTCCTCTGGCAGCTGAAGGAAACACTGCCTATCAATCAAAAACAAAGACTGTAGCAGACACCCATAGTTCATTCACAGACAAAGCTTCAGATCCTAGCATTTCAACGAGACCTGCCACCCACTCTGGTACACTTGTGTCTATGGAGGACGATACAGGATTGGGCTTTTCTCCAGTCAAGTCCTTCCAGTGCCCCGAGCAAAGCAGCAGACTTGTCCGAACTGAGAACCAGTGTCGACGCGTTCACCGCCCAGAGACTTTTAACGCCCCTCCATCTGTATCGAGCCACCCACCTTCCACTACCACAGTCTTCCCAGAAGGCGGCCAGGCGGTGGTCCACCGGCATGCTTTGGATTGCTCTCCTTGGGAAACCGGTCAGGGGTCTAGTTTGTCTGCCACGCCACCTCTGCAAGCCTCTGCTGAACAAGGCCTTAACTATATTGACCTCGACTTGGCCATTAAAGAGAACCCTCAAACTGGAGGGGAGCGTTCTTCTGCAGGCTACTACATCGGAGCAGGTGCTGTGGGTAACAGTGCCGGCTCCAGCCTCAACATGTATGCCAGTATTGACTTCTACAAGTCAGAGGAACTGAGAGCACACCAGATTGGAAGAAAGGATGATCCAG ATTGTTGA